The Cyanobacteriota bacterium genome has a segment encoding these proteins:
- a CDS encoding HD domain-containing protein yields the protein MQPSRSRVYHDPLHGAIALDMGDPVEALIIRLIDTPAFQRLRRIRQLGVASLTFHGAESSRFTHSLGVMAIARRAFDRLAKHYPELLPYRAVVLCAALLHDIGHGPFSHTSEEIFGNHHEHWTQRILHESLPVQQLLDEFDPALRSQLELVYHKQHPLPIVWQLVTSQLDCDRLDYLMRDSYFTGASYGKLDLDRILMAMNYDPVSQQLVVVRKGMAAIEHYLIVRYFMYAQVYNHPKNLAATWLLNQAFTRAQVLIAANALDADDTVTAWLTQDCNQLPLHHYLNADDGIFTYHLQRWQRCSDPLLADLCRRLLDRDLPKTLDVTDLAEPERDELLEAVQEWSKEQRISPHYTGLRVALSSGYTLYQRGIKLQTPEGLRELSDLSPLVQTLIHPLRRVWLIYPRDVESQLMAFVNAHRSAQS from the coding sequence GTGCAACCTAGTCGTAGCCGTGTTTATCATGATCCGCTACATGGTGCGATCGCTCTCGACATGGGTGATCCCGTCGAAGCACTGATCATCCGGCTAATTGACACTCCTGCTTTTCAGCGGTTGCGACGCATTCGACAATTGGGGGTTGCTTCCCTGACCTTCCATGGCGCAGAAAGTTCTCGATTTACCCACTCACTGGGGGTGATGGCGATCGCCCGGCGTGCGTTTGATCGCCTCGCTAAACATTACCCAGAGTTACTACCCTATCGTGCTGTTGTGTTGTGTGCTGCATTACTCCACGATATTGGACATGGCCCCTTTAGCCACACCAGCGAGGAAATCTTTGGTAACCATCACGAACATTGGACGCAGCGAATCTTGCATGAGTCACTTCCGGTGCAACAGTTGCTCGATGAGTTTGACCCAGCCCTGCGATCGCAACTGGAACTTGTCTACCATAAGCAACATCCCTTGCCCATTGTCTGGCAACTGGTTACTAGCCAGCTAGACTGCGATCGCCTGGATTATCTCATGCGTGACAGCTATTTCACCGGAGCATCCTACGGCAAGCTAGACCTAGACCGAATTTTAATGGCCATGAACTATGACCCTGTAAGCCAGCAACTAGTCGTAGTTCGCAAGGGCATGGCGGCGATCGAGCATTACCTAATCGTCCGTTACTTCATGTATGCTCAAGTCTACAATCACCCTAAAAACCTAGCTGCGACTTGGTTACTCAACCAAGCCTTTACCCGCGCTCAAGTGTTGATTGCAGCCAATGCTTTGGACGCTGACGACACGGTGACTGCCTGGTTAACTCAAGATTGCAATCAGTTGCCCCTCCACCACTATCTCAATGCCGATGACGGTATCTTTACCTATCACTTGCAGCGTTGGCAACGATGTAGTGATCCCCTGTTGGCTGATTTGTGTCGGCGACTGCTCGACCGAGACTTGCCTAAGACTCTAGATGTGACTGACTTAGCAGAGCCAGAACGGGATGAGTTGCTCGAAGCTGTACAAGAGTGGTCAAAGGAGCAGCGTATTTCTCCCCACTACACAGGGCTACGAGTTGCTCTTAGTTCTGGCTATACCCTATATCAGCGTGGGATTAAATTACAAACGCCAGAGGGGCTGCGCGAGTTGAGCGACTTGTCACCTCTAGTGCAAACATTAATCCACCCCTTACGACGGGTATGGCTCATTTATCCCCGTGACGTTGAGTCTCAACTCATGGCATTTGTCAACGCTCA